CAATCCCTCACCTCCCCTCACCCAACGAGCAGTCGGCGCCGGCATCCGCGCCACGATCCCCCTCCAGGCCACCCTGACCGCCCGCTCCCGGGGCACGGCCACCGCCCTTCTCATCGCGGCCCTCGCCCCACTCGGAGCGAGGTTCGGGAAGAAGGTGAGCGTCACATGAGCTCCGATGCCCGAGCCTGCGGCAACCGAGCCACGCCGGCGGAGTCGGCCCCCTCCCTCCGCTTCGGCTACGGCACCAACGGTCTCGCCGACCTCCGGCTGGAGGACGCGCTCTCCCTTCTCGCCGACCTCGGATACGACGGCGTCGGACTGACCCTCGACCACATGCACCTCGACCCGCTCGCCCCCGACCTGGCCGCCCGCACCCGCCGTGTCGCGCACCGGCTGGACGCGCTCGGACTGGGTGTCACCGTGGAGACGGGCGCCCGCTATGTGCTCGACCCGCGCCGCAAACACGGCCCGTCCCTGCTGGACCCGGACCCCGCTGACCGGGCCCGCCGTGTCGACCTCCTCCTCCGGGCCGTACAGGTCGGGGCCGACCTCGGCGCCCACGCCGTCCACTGCTTCAGCGGGACCCTCCCGGAGGGCACCGACACGGACACCGCGTGGAAGCGCCTCGCCGAGACCCTCGTGCCCGTCCTGGACGCCGCCGCGTCCGCCGGTGTTCCGCTCGCCGTCGAGCCCGAACCGGGTCACCTCCTCACCACCCTGGCCGACTTCCATCACCTCCGCCGCATCCTCGGCGACCCCGAACCTCTCGGCCTCACCCTCGACATCGGCCACTGTCAGTGCCTCGAACCCCTCTCTCCCGCCGACTGCGTGCGCGCCGCCGCTCCCTGGCTGCGTCACGTCCAGATCGAGGACATGCGGCGTGGTGTCCACGAGCACCTCCCCTTCGGGGACGGGGAGATCGACTTCCCGCCGGTCCTGGCGGCCCTCGCCGCCACCGGCTACCAGGGCCTGACCGTCGTCGAACTGCCTCGCCACTCCCACGCCGGCCCCCACCACGCCGCACACTCCCTCCCGTTCCTCCGCCACGCCGAGCAGACCGCGGCCACCGTCTCGCCGCCCCCTGCTCCGGCCCTCCAGCAGGCCGCGCCACCCCACGGCGCTCCCTCCACCACCCCTGAAGGGAGCAGCACCCCATGACCCACCCCGGCACCACACCAGAGGAGAGAACCGACGGTCCCCAGGACGCCCAAGCCCAAGGGAACACCGCCGCACCGGAGGCCCAGGCCCCTGAGCCCGCCGCCGCACGGGACGCTCAGGCCCTTGAGCCCGCCGCCGCACGGAACGCCCAGAACCCCAAGTCAGCCGCCGCACGGGACGCCCAAGCTCCCGAGGACGCCACCCCCCTGGCCACCGCGGCCACCCACAGCACTCACAGCACCCAGCCAACCCAGCCCACCCTCGACACCGTCCTCGCCTCCTCGCCGGCCGACCTCCGCCGCCACCTCACCACCCACCTCGATCCCGCCGCCCGCGCCTGGCTGGAGCACGCCCTCGACGAGGCAGCCGCCCACCCCGGCATCCACGGGCCCATCTCCGCGTGGGAACTGCGCCTCGCCGAGGCCGGCCGTCGCTGCGGTGCCGCGTACGCCGACGCCGCACGCGTCCTCATCCTCGACGCGGCACGTGCCGGGACCGACGCCCTGACCCGGGTGTACTTCCAGGGCACCGCCGACGAGCGCCGTGCCGTCCTGCACGCCCTGCCCCATCTCGTGTCCGGCCCCGGCGCCCTCCCGCTCGTCGAGGACGCCCTGCGCACCAACGACACCCGGCTCCTCACCGCCGCCGTCGGCCCGTACGCCGCCCGGTACCTAGCCCCCCACGACTGGCGCCACGCCGTACTGAAGTGCCTGTTCACCGGCGTCCCCGTCGACCACGTGGCGGACCTGCCCCGGCGTGCCGACGGCGACGGCGAACTCGCCCGCATGCTGGGCGACTACGCCGCCGAGCGCACCGCAGCCGGCCGCACCGTCCCCGAGGACCTGTACCGCGTCCTGGACCTGACCGAGTCCGTGACCCCGGCCCCCGACACGGACCACCCCCACGGCAAGGAGTCCTGATGCGCATCTTCGACCCCCACATCCACATGACGTCCCGGACCACGGACGACTACGAGGCCATGTACGCCGCCGGAGTCCGCGCCGTCGTCGAGCCCTCCTTCTGGCTCGGCCAGCCCCGCACCTCGCCCGCCTCCTTCCTCGACTACTTCGACTCCCTCCTCGGCTGGGAGCCGTTCCGCGCCGCCCAGTACGGCATCGCCCACCACTGCACGCTGGCGCTCAACCCCAAGGAGGCGAACGACCCGCGCTGTGTGCCCGTCCTCGACGCGCTGCCCCGGTATCTCGTCAAGGACAACGTCGTGGCCGTCGGCGAGATCGGCTACGACTCCATGACCCCCGCCGAGGACACCGCCCTCGCCGCCCAGCTCCAGCTCGCCGCCGACCACGGCCTGCCCGCCCTCGTGCACACCCCGCACCGCGACAAGCTCGCCGGTCTGCGCCGCACCCTCGACGTCGTCCGGGAGTCCGCACTGCCCCCGGAACGCGTCCTGGTCGACCACCTCAACGAGACCACCGTCAAGGAGGTGAAGGACAGCGGCTGCTGGCTGGGCTTCTCCGTCTATCCGGACACCAAGATGGACGAGGAGCGGATGATCGCGATCCTGCGCGCCTACGGCACCGAGCAGGTCCTGGTCAACTCCGCCGCCGACTGGGGGAAGAGCGACCCCCTCAAGACCCGTAAGGTCGGCGACCTGATGCTGGCCGAGGGCTTCGGCGAGGACGACGTCGACCAGGTGCTGTGGCGCAACCCCGTCGCCTTCTACGGGCTCAGCGGCCGCCTGAACCTCGACGTCACCGGCACGGAGGCCACCCACGAGGGCAACTCCATCCTCCGCGGCGTCCCGAAGGACCCGCACCGGCCGGACCTCGGCCCGGGAGACGGCGACGAGCCGGCCCGCGTCCCCGCCGCGGGGGCGTGAACCATGCGCTTCCGCCACCCCGACGGCTCCACCGTCCACCTCTCCTACTGCACCAACGTCCACCCCGCCGAAACCCTCGACGGCGTCCTCGCGCAGCTCCGCGACCACTGCGAACCCGTCCGCCGCCGCCTGGGTCGCGACCGGCTCGGCATCGGGCTGTGGCTCGCCAAGGACGCCGCCCACGCCCTCGACACCGACCCGTCCGCACTGCGCGGCCTGCGCGCCGAGCTCGACCGACGCGGCCTCGAGGTCGTCACCCTCAACGGCTTCCCGTACGAGGGCTTCGGCGCCGAAGAGGTCAAATACCGCGTCTACAAGCCGGACTGGGCCGACCCGGAACGCCTCGACCACACCACCGCCCTGGCCCGCGTCCTCGCCGGACTCCTCCCCGACGACATCGGCGACGGCACCATCTCCACCCTGCCCCTCGCCTGGCGCACCGCGTACGACGACGACCGCGCGCAGACCGCCCGCACCGCCCTGCGCACCCTCGCCGAACGCCTCGACGCCATCGAGGAGCTGACCGGCCGCTCCATCCGCGTCGGGCTGGAACCGGAACCCGGCTGCGTCGTCGAGACCACCCGCGACGCCATCGCCCCGCTCACCGCGATCGCCCACGACCGCATCGGCATCTGTGTCGACACCTGCCACCTCGCCACCTCCTTCGAAGACCCGCACACCGCCCTGGACGCCCTCACCGAGGCCCGCGTCCCCGTCGTCAAATCCCAGCTCTCCGCCGCCCTGCACGCCGAACACCCCCATCTGCCCGAGGTCCGCGAGGCCCTCGCCGCTTTCGCCGAACCCCGCTTCCTGCACCAGACCCGTACGGCCACCGCCGCCGGCCTGCGCGCCACCGACGACCTCGACGAGGCCATCGCGGGCCACGCCCTGCCCGACGGCGCACCCTGGCGCGCCCACTTCCACGTCCCCCTGCACGCGGCCCCCGTCGCACCCCTCACCTCCACACTCCCGGTCCTGAAGACGGCGCTCACCCGGCTCGTCGGCGGTCAGGCCCCGCTCACCCGCCACCTGGAGGTCGAGACCTACACCTGGCAGGCCCTCCCGCCCGAGCTGCGCCCCCGCGGCCGCAGCCAGCTCGCCGAGGGCATCGCCGCCGAACTCGCCCTCGCCCGCGACCTGTTGACGGATCTCGGGCTGAAGGAGCTGCCGTGAGCACCCACCCGTCCGCCCCGGGCGCACACCCGGCCCCGACAGGCCCCACCCCCCTCCTCGTCCTCGACGTCGTCGGCCTCACCCCCCGTCTTCTCGACCACATGCCCCATCTCAAGGCGCTCTGCCGGTCCGGCTCCCGCGCCCCCCTGGGCACCGTGCTGCCCGCCGTCACCTGCGCCGCCCAGTCCACGTTCCTCACCGGCGCCATGCCCTCCGAGCACGGCATCGTCGGCAACGGCTGGTACTTCCGCGAACTCGGTGACGTCCTCCTGTGGCGCCAGCACAACGGCCTCGTCGCCGGTGACAAACTCTGGGACGCCGCCCGCCGCGCCCACCCCGGCTACACCGTCGCCAACATCTGCTGGTGGTACGCCATGGGCGCCGACACCGACATCACCGTCACCCCCCGTCCGGTCTAC
The genomic region above belongs to Streptomyces coeruleorubidus and contains:
- a CDS encoding EboA domain-containing protein, with the translated sequence MTHPGTTPEERTDGPQDAQAQGNTAAPEAQAPEPAAARDAQALEPAAARNAQNPKSAAARDAQAPEDATPLATAATHSTHSTQPTQPTLDTVLASSPADLRRHLTTHLDPAARAWLEHALDEAAAHPGIHGPISAWELRLAEAGRRCGAAYADAARVLILDAARAGTDALTRVYFQGTADERRAVLHALPHLVSGPGALPLVEDALRTNDTRLLTAAVGPYAARYLAPHDWRHAVLKCLFTGVPVDHVADLPRRADGDGELARMLGDYAAERTAAGRTVPEDLYRVLDLTESVTPAPDTDHPHGKES
- a CDS encoding sugar phosphate isomerase/epimerase family protein; this encodes MSSDARACGNRATPAESAPSLRFGYGTNGLADLRLEDALSLLADLGYDGVGLTLDHMHLDPLAPDLAARTRRVAHRLDALGLGVTVETGARYVLDPRRKHGPSLLDPDPADRARRVDLLLRAVQVGADLGAHAVHCFSGTLPEGTDTDTAWKRLAETLVPVLDAAASAGVPLAVEPEPGHLLTTLADFHHLRRILGDPEPLGLTLDIGHCQCLEPLSPADCVRAAAPWLRHVQIEDMRRGVHEHLPFGDGEIDFPPVLAALAATGYQGLTVVELPRHSHAGPHHAAHSLPFLRHAEQTAATVSPPPAPALQQAAPPHGAPSTTPEGSSTP
- a CDS encoding TatD family hydrolase, with the protein product MRIFDPHIHMTSRTTDDYEAMYAAGVRAVVEPSFWLGQPRTSPASFLDYFDSLLGWEPFRAAQYGIAHHCTLALNPKEANDPRCVPVLDALPRYLVKDNVVAVGEIGYDSMTPAEDTALAAQLQLAADHGLPALVHTPHRDKLAGLRRTLDVVRESALPPERVLVDHLNETTVKEVKDSGCWLGFSVYPDTKMDEERMIAILRAYGTEQVLVNSAADWGKSDPLKTRKVGDLMLAEGFGEDDVDQVLWRNPVAFYGLSGRLNLDVTGTEATHEGNSILRGVPKDPHRPDLGPGDGDEPARVPAAGA
- the eboE gene encoding metabolite traffic protein EboE; the encoded protein is MRFRHPDGSTVHLSYCTNVHPAETLDGVLAQLRDHCEPVRRRLGRDRLGIGLWLAKDAAHALDTDPSALRGLRAELDRRGLEVVTLNGFPYEGFGAEEVKYRVYKPDWADPERLDHTTALARVLAGLLPDDIGDGTISTLPLAWRTAYDDDRAQTARTALRTLAERLDAIEELTGRSIRVGLEPEPGCVVETTRDAIAPLTAIAHDRIGICVDTCHLATSFEDPHTALDALTEARVPVVKSQLSAALHAEHPHLPEVREALAAFAEPRFLHQTRTATAAGLRATDDLDEAIAGHALPDGAPWRAHFHVPLHAAPVAPLTSTLPVLKTALTRLVGGQAPLTRHLEVETYTWQALPPELRPRGRSQLAEGIAAELALARDLLTDLGLKELP